A region of the Serinicoccus profundi genome:
CTGGGCCAGGGCCCTGCGTCCGGTCTCGGTGAGAGAGAGCACCTGGGCGCGGCGGTCGGCGGGGTCAGGATGGCGCTCGATGAGCCCGCGCTCGGCGAGCGAGCTCAGCCGGCGGCTCATCGTCGAGGGGTCGAGGCCCTCGGCGTGCGCGAGGTCGCGCGAGCGGGTGCACTGCTGACCGGCCAGCCGGATGAGGACGGCGAAGTCGGTCCGGGAGAGGTCACCCTCGCGCTCACGCAGGAAACGACCCATCGCGGCGAAGGTGCGGGCGAGTTCCTCAGATAGTTGCATGATGCAAACATCATACATTGATCGCGGTGGATGCCGCGCGGCCTGTC
Encoded here:
- a CDS encoding MarR family winged helix-turn-helix transcriptional regulator; translation: MQLSEELARTFAAMGRFLREREGDLSRTDFAVLIRLAGQQCTRSRDLAHAEGLDPSTMSRRLSSLAERGLIERHPDPADRRAQVLSLTETGRRALAQERDRRVDLVTDTLADWPEQDKAQLADLLGRLADSLEADRGGPTAGQSP